In Sebastes fasciatus isolate fSebFas1 chromosome 24, fSebFas1.pri, whole genome shotgun sequence, the following are encoded in one genomic region:
- the iqcb1 gene encoding IQ calmodulin-binding motif-containing protein 1 isoform X1, which produces MELELEEEEAVVEELKRQLEEEDLNLEQRVSLLNNGLNKVLNMAALQTDSSVLTAVKSRLYLSGVLNHCVRLLSLDPRRLRGNWGAAATLAQLTSSCCVGVEPGKDSPAFHKLFLPSVVDGLLSLASQLMRRSECVTVFRRLMESVGWLLRAHTQLTSQVLSCVHYERIQMCDDASVSLLCVQMWIQTCSASRDFLSGLSDDCVLLLLNEAVGQLAVSSDSSVGGASVRLVLLMANQQELRVQPLLLSFRGLDSLLDKDWRGRGFDQDVDQLIALIQSDTRSHPQACTERVRAACVIQASWRSYRTRRRVKSLNRAVSALQRRYRARRRQQQQEEEVQQWEEELKYQVCVRRQQARREFHQRQRQLLQLLPPDQVQSYLQECERRAAVVIQSFWRGFRERRRYDKNNARRHTLRDARTRQHAARTLQGAVRLFLQKRRAAKLPPTTSFWIGQSGLTDSRRVELKRQVDEHVSLHPSSRVSRQECERLHEEVQLLLLAELQRGGQRRSREEQREEALLAHTHTQLELLRDAPPLSVVTTTEADAFLSPSGPIAARARDAHNATLQASRLPWWRTLGETAGGFDAGAFSPAHLQELEAELGGLFVGGSAGVSDL; this is translated from the exons atggagctggagctggaggaggaggaagctgtggtggaggagctgaagaggcagctggaggaggaagacCTGAACCTGGAGCAGAGAGTCAGCCTGCTGAACAACGGGTTAAACA AGGTTCTGAACATGGCGGCGCTGCAGACGGACAGCAGCGTGTTGACTGCGGTCAAGTCTCGGTTGTATCTGAGCGGCGTCCTCAATCACTGCGTCCGCCTCCTCTCTCTGGATCCCAGAAGGCTGCGGGGCAACTGGGGCGCCGCCGCCACTCTCGCCCAGCTCACCAG tTCCTGCTGTGTGGGGGTTGAACCTGGTAAAGACTCGCCGGCCTTTCATAAGCTGTTCCTGCCGTCAGTCGTGGACGGCCTCCTGTCATTGGCCAGTCAGCTGATGAGACGGTCCGAG tgtgtgactGTGTTCAGGAGGCTGATGGAGTCAGTCGGCTGGCTGCTCAGAGCTCACACTCAGCTCACCTCTCAGG TCCTCAGCTGTGTCCACTACGAGCGGATCCAGATGTGTGACGACGCCAGtgtgtctctgctctgtgtCCAGATGTGGATTCAAACCTGCTCAGCCAGCAG GGACTTCCTGTCCGGGTTGAGCGACGACtgcgtcctgctgctgctcaacgAGGCCGTCGGCCAATTAGCCGTCAGCTCTGACTCCTCGGTGGGCGGGGCCTCCGTCAGACTCGTCCTCCTCATGGCCAATCAGCAGGAGCTCCGGGTGCAGCCCCTCCTCCTCAgcttcagag gtcTGGACAGCCTATTGGACAAAGActggagggggcggggctttgACCAGGACGTGGATCAGCTGATTGCACTCATCCAATCAGACACCAGGAGTCACCCCCag GCGTGTACTGAGCGTGTGCGGGCGGCGTGCGTGATCCAGGCGTCCTGGAGGTCGTATCGGACCAGACGGCGGGTGAAGAGCCTGAACAGAGCGGTCAGCGCGCTGCAGAGGAGATACAG ggctcggaggaggcagcagcagcaggaggaggaggtgcagcagtgggaggaggagctgaagtATCAG gtgtgtgtgaggcgTCAGCAGGCGAGGAGGGAGTTCCaccagagacagagacaacTGCTGCAGCTGCTTCCTCCTG ACCAGGTGCAGTCGTACCTGCAGGAGTGCGAGCGTCGGGCTGCCGTGGTGATCCAGAGCTTCTGGAGAGGCTTCAGAGAGAGACGACGCTACGACAAGAACAACGCACGAcgacacacactgagagacgcACGCACACGGCAGCACGCCGCCAGGACGCTGCAGGGagcg GTGCGTCTCTTTCTGCAGAAACGGCGAGCAGCGAAGCTCCCGCCCACCACGTCTTTCTGGATTGGTCAGAGCGGTTTGACGGACAGCCGCCGGGTGGAGCTAAAGAGACAGGTGGACGAACACGTCTCTCTACATCCC tcgtCCCGTGTGTCCCGTCAGGAGTGCGAGCGCctccatgaggaggtgcagctgctgctgctggcggagctgcagagaggaggtcagaggaggagcagggaggagcagagggaggaggctctgctggctcacacacacacacagctggagctgctcagag ATGCCCCGCCTCTATCTGTCGTCACGACAACGGAGGCAGACGCCTTCCTGAGCCCGTCGGGTCCCATCGCCGCCCGCGCCCGCGACGCCCACAATGCAACGCTGCAGGCGAGCAGGCTGCCCTGGTGGAGGACGCTGGGGGAAACGGCCGGCGGCTTTGACGCCGGCGCCtttagccccgcccacctgcAGGAGCTGGAGGCGGAGCTTGGAGGACTGTTCGTAGGGGGGTCAGCGGGGGTCAGCGacctttaa
- the iqcb1 gene encoding IQ calmodulin-binding motif-containing protein 1 isoform X2: protein MAALQTDSSVLTAVKSRLYLSGVLNHCVRLLSLDPRRLRGNWGAAATLAQLTSSCCVGVEPGKDSPAFHKLFLPSVVDGLLSLASQLMRRSECVTVFRRLMESVGWLLRAHTQLTSQVLSCVHYERIQMCDDASVSLLCVQMWIQTCSASRDFLSGLSDDCVLLLLNEAVGQLAVSSDSSVGGASVRLVLLMANQQELRVQPLLLSFRGLDSLLDKDWRGRGFDQDVDQLIALIQSDTRSHPQACTERVRAACVIQASWRSYRTRRRVKSLNRAVSALQRRYRARRRQQQQEEEVQQWEEELKYQVCVRRQQARREFHQRQRQLLQLLPPDQVQSYLQECERRAAVVIQSFWRGFRERRRYDKNNARRHTLRDARTRQHAARTLQGAVRLFLQKRRAAKLPPTTSFWIGQSGLTDSRRVELKRQVDEHVSLHPSSRVSRQECERLHEEVQLLLLAELQRGGQRRSREEQREEALLAHTHTQLELLRDAPPLSVVTTTEADAFLSPSGPIAARARDAHNATLQASRLPWWRTLGETAGGFDAGAFSPAHLQELEAELGGLFVGGSAGVSDL from the exons ATGGCGGCGCTGCAGACGGACAGCAGCGTGTTGACTGCGGTCAAGTCTCGGTTGTATCTGAGCGGCGTCCTCAATCACTGCGTCCGCCTCCTCTCTCTGGATCCCAGAAGGCTGCGGGGCAACTGGGGCGCCGCCGCCACTCTCGCCCAGCTCACCAG tTCCTGCTGTGTGGGGGTTGAACCTGGTAAAGACTCGCCGGCCTTTCATAAGCTGTTCCTGCCGTCAGTCGTGGACGGCCTCCTGTCATTGGCCAGTCAGCTGATGAGACGGTCCGAG tgtgtgactGTGTTCAGGAGGCTGATGGAGTCAGTCGGCTGGCTGCTCAGAGCTCACACTCAGCTCACCTCTCAGG TCCTCAGCTGTGTCCACTACGAGCGGATCCAGATGTGTGACGACGCCAGtgtgtctctgctctgtgtCCAGATGTGGATTCAAACCTGCTCAGCCAGCAG GGACTTCCTGTCCGGGTTGAGCGACGACtgcgtcctgctgctgctcaacgAGGCCGTCGGCCAATTAGCCGTCAGCTCTGACTCCTCGGTGGGCGGGGCCTCCGTCAGACTCGTCCTCCTCATGGCCAATCAGCAGGAGCTCCGGGTGCAGCCCCTCCTCCTCAgcttcagag gtcTGGACAGCCTATTGGACAAAGActggagggggcggggctttgACCAGGACGTGGATCAGCTGATTGCACTCATCCAATCAGACACCAGGAGTCACCCCCag GCGTGTACTGAGCGTGTGCGGGCGGCGTGCGTGATCCAGGCGTCCTGGAGGTCGTATCGGACCAGACGGCGGGTGAAGAGCCTGAACAGAGCGGTCAGCGCGCTGCAGAGGAGATACAG ggctcggaggaggcagcagcagcaggaggaggaggtgcagcagtgggaggaggagctgaagtATCAG gtgtgtgtgaggcgTCAGCAGGCGAGGAGGGAGTTCCaccagagacagagacaacTGCTGCAGCTGCTTCCTCCTG ACCAGGTGCAGTCGTACCTGCAGGAGTGCGAGCGTCGGGCTGCCGTGGTGATCCAGAGCTTCTGGAGAGGCTTCAGAGAGAGACGACGCTACGACAAGAACAACGCACGAcgacacacactgagagacgcACGCACACGGCAGCACGCCGCCAGGACGCTGCAGGGagcg GTGCGTCTCTTTCTGCAGAAACGGCGAGCAGCGAAGCTCCCGCCCACCACGTCTTTCTGGATTGGTCAGAGCGGTTTGACGGACAGCCGCCGGGTGGAGCTAAAGAGACAGGTGGACGAACACGTCTCTCTACATCCC tcgtCCCGTGTGTCCCGTCAGGAGTGCGAGCGCctccatgaggaggtgcagctgctgctgctggcggagctgcagagaggaggtcagaggaggagcagggaggagcagagggaggaggctctgctggctcacacacacacacagctggagctgctcagag ATGCCCCGCCTCTATCTGTCGTCACGACAACGGAGGCAGACGCCTTCCTGAGCCCGTCGGGTCCCATCGCCGCCCGCGCCCGCGACGCCCACAATGCAACGCTGCAGGCGAGCAGGCTGCCCTGGTGGAGGACGCTGGGGGAAACGGCCGGCGGCTTTGACGCCGGCGCCtttagccccgcccacctgcAGGAGCTGGAGGCGGAGCTTGGAGGACTGTTCGTAGGGGGGTCAGCGGGGGTCAGCGacctttaa